One Vicia villosa cultivar HV-30 ecotype Madison, WI linkage group LG5, Vvil1.0, whole genome shotgun sequence genomic window, gtacaggcattgtttcaaattcccaaacactggagatataaggaagttaatcccttgtcaacccgtttgagccttgaagtagaagtttattttctatacgaaaaaccctcacatttaacccaggggcagggtagtattcagttaatttgattgagcattcaaaattcatcaggaacacgaatctaaggatacaataatggttatctttcaaaaaggttgaggaaaagtcgagaccgcaatggtcatctctcgcaacaggaggtcaaaatatgacaatgcaacaacgactatcccttgtcgaccaagaaatgaggcagttacaatctttccaacaaattgAAGACGtgtcaggatcatacgacttgttcaaaaaaaaaaagaagaacgaataaaaaaaagagaaaagaaagcccgctaagtcaataaattgaaaacatatgactcaggcaaaagttagggcatcccgctggacttcaaacccaaaattcaaaagagtttgtccaggcaaaagttagggaaatgtaaaaaaaaaagaaaagaaaaatcctcaacaaaatgggcaaagtcgtgtgactataaattcaaagaacaagtcgtgtgatcaaaCATAAaatacgaaaggtaaagtgaccgccatgtccaaacacctcactGATTCCTCAATCGTCTTAAGCTCCTCTTGAAGGACGAATGCTCGCATCAAATTAACTGatcttaggttggagaacatcacgaagggggtgggcaccaataaaattttgagcctaaaaatcttttttttctaaaaccgtgaacctggccacgctacaaccctcaaaagtcctaattgaagcagggttaattcgaaagcatgctgtaacgagaatacggtaaaccgactcctaggagtttttgctaaaacgtttgagttggtatcacaccacctttaaAAAAAaccgatgttttgacatcctttcaaaaaaattctcctctttaaaacttcaagacaagtatgaactttgcattagaattatatttctcattctaaacattctttgcatatgaacaagtacttgacaccaggaaagcttccatcatgagctgcagatgaaaagtttaatcctttcaagggacaagttgtcttcagaactccgttgagttcgagcgagaatatctcaagttctgatcaccctcaggggcacaaaagcagttggatactccgttgagtaatagttcagtcaatctggggaaatccagtcaagattccaagaatctctcaaatgccaaacagtcaaaggcatgcatcccaagtgggtttcaaactatttctcaatcaatctggggcaatcaaatcaagattccgagaatctctcaaggatgccaaaacaatcaggggcatgcatccaagtatatctgaagctacttcccaatcaacatgggacattgtccttggcccatgattactaggggcatgacgcccatagtgcaaatctcataaagtcctcgcgaggcgaatctttccaaagtccttactagcaggggcaaatctatgcaagtccagtttgacatcttgatcaatgttCAGTGGTGTGTCTTAATCAATGAAAAttcaggaatggtagttactatagtaCTGGgagcaactttcaagacacccatgtctccccaccaAGCCGGTTTaataggatcatatccccacagagcaattctcaagaagatatcttcaaacatacttgTCTCGACAAAGACAGGACTCCCCAACAgaatttacatcttcaacactaccggttctccaaaactttgctcttctccaacatggcttactaatatctttatctccagtcagggtacatcaagttactggttatccccaagcaagaatcataaattcccagctgagcatcttcaaaacaagatcagacatcaaaaccacaaaggcatagagatttattttctcaataaagacaacataaatcatattcacatatcatatggcataaacatattcatacattgcatacattacctcataatgaattcatccataacatacaaagtttctcttttattctgagggactcattacataatacatgcatcatgacattgcataactatacctattgcaggatacaggcacagacaaatgaacaaaatctccaactttccaagatctaattcagctactacgaatagtactgacacggccaacgctcgaagatctaattcatttaccacgaacggtaataacacgatcactttcaaagatctaattcagttactacgaacggtactgacacggtcaacgctcgaagatctaattcatttaccacgaacggtaatgacacgatcactttcaaagatctaattcagttactacgaacggtactgacacggtcaacgctcaaagatctaattcatttaccacgaacggtaatgacacgatcattttcaaagatctaattcagttactacaaacggtactgacacggtcaactcccagagatctaattctatcatcacgaacggtgtagacacaatcactgaccttcccagtctaattcagttactacgaacggtactgacacgacaagagaatctaattctatcatcacgaacgatgtagacacgattatctctctaagatctaattcagttactacgaacggtgctgacacgatcaactctcaaggatctaattcatctactacgaacggtaatgacacgatcaacattcaaatactCCTCGACACAGGGGATCAGTCTAACGCGCGACTTATCCTCCAACCTAACGCACAACTcattccttcaacctaacgcacgactcatttcttcaacctaacgcatggttttccagacatctgctgatgcaagctagacccagtctaacgtacgactcaacctaggtcttttcctcagaaacagtctaacgtacgacacgttctgactcttaagtacatcaagtcagatggcatcttcaagcccatctccatcatacatcttctcgacacacctggatggcatctttaagcccatctcagacaattTTCTGTCaatatccggatggcatctttaagcccacctccGACAACATCATGTCAATCCAACTAGTGGCATCTTTGAGCCCATTCAAACCATCTCTGACATTATTCCCTGCACTAGCaagtgcaaatttttgggtattttagtgttcaatcctcttccaccttcagatcccgACTGGCGAAtacgccaatctacatcttcaggtttaagaagattgaacaggggcagctgtcataccctaaaatttgcccacacttttcgaaatttcaaaactgtttcaaaaaattggatttttataaaatcttgggttcatttacattggcaccctgaattttataaatattcgatttaaagtctattttaaaatataatagtttactcttaaattatttatattttaacaaatagaaaatgttggccgatacttcatatgctttcaattggctttttatttcgaacaaataatatagcacaattggtaaggaggtaaggttaGCAAATACAAGGTCACAGGTTCGAATCCtacttttaacatttttttatcttattttctaactttagttttaattttattttcacttgttactaaaaatcacaaaaaaaattactctttttagcatttaattttttaattttcgtatttcttaattagacattttttaaaaattgacttTTTCACTTTATGTACTTTTTAACCCAAAAAATgactaaaaattataaaatattcaaaaataaaaaaaagaaggttttaatttacattttaaaTGTGATTCACAACTTAGGgaacaaataaattatttttagaaagaatcaatttatttgattattttctaattgattatttggatcccaattaatttttttccttattttgttaacctaatcttATAGTATAAGTAGGtctattttttaacattagagaCAACTAACAGACCCCTATTCTCATACAGTAGCCAACAATTTCCATCCGCCCTAACCTTTTCACACGTACATACACTCACTAAGTGATAACCCTGTTTTTTTTAAACCACTCTTTCTGACCACAAGTTTTCGAGATTCGTACAGAATTTCACATGTACCAAATAGCAACAACACAAAACACTTGAAACTTCATCTCTAACATGCATAAAACCATTAGATATCATCCTTTAATGATCATAAGAATTACTTCATAAATCTAACACTAACCATTAATCAAAGTTCTATTGTTTGTATCTTTAAGTTAATTTTGCAGGACAAAAGAGGCACTGGGAAACACCCCACAACATCGCCGTTCAAGCACAACACCGGCGATCTCCTCCGGATCCGGAGAACGACTCCCTTCCGACCAGACCCACCGTCAATTTCCCAGCCGCAAGCACTGCACGCACACATCACGACCGTGGAGGAGCAATTGGCGATCTCTGATCATGCTTTCACATGAGTTGCCGATACCGATTGAGTAAACCGTGTGGCTTCATTCAGTCGACGCACATCACCGTGTCGTCGGCGCCATCGCACTCTGTAAGGTATCACCTCTTCTCATTTGCTTTGCTGGGCATTTGTGTGTTATGCGTATGATTTTGTTATGTGATGAAGGAAATGGAAAAGAGAGGATATAAAATGAGAAAGaaaatgtgtgttgttgttgttgttgtctacTGTATCATCCTGAGAGAGAAACAATTCTCTTTGTATGCCATCATACATATgtgtgttgttttattttttttgttgcttttaaTATTTGCATGCCACATGTCATGTTTTTAGTGGCCCGTacgttaataaaaaaaaaagccaaaaatagtgataaaaaaatatttcacatGAATCATAGAAAGGGTGGTACGCTACCCCCATAGAcaacttatttttttttcttttatttttttcttctaattttaataattgtttCTTAATCTTAAATAGTACTATTGAATTAATTTAGATTACTAAAATATTTAtagttcaaaaatacaaaaaaatctatgtaagttttattttattaaaaaaaaatcgttaATTGATGCTTATTTCTTTGTaagtatttaatatatatattttttttttttttaataataactagcgggatacccgtgcgttcgcacgggtactgaTGTGATTCTCCCGCTTTTATTctcaaaatataaataagaaaaatgaaaattattttatcaaaGTAGTTtgttatttttagaaaaaagacatatttttaaaataaaaataaaattattttacatcaaTAATTTTGCATATATTGACTTAaaaattattgtattttaaattaaaaaggattttaaaataaaaatattaaatatataaataattaaaaaataaaacatttttctcgtgtttggattcatacattattttaagtatatttatttttattttctttatttgtacaaaaaaatgtaataattcaTGTGTTTACACGGATTTTGGTTTGGTTACCCGTGCGTTTACACGGTACAggtgtgttacccgtgcgttcacacgaaTTTTGGCTTGATTACCGTTCACGTGAAATTTGGCCTGACTACCTGTGCATTCACATGGTACTGGTGTGTTAcacgtgcgttcgcacggatacTGGTGTGGTACacacacttttgttttcaaaatgtaattaaataataagaaaaataaaatggaaaaaacaaaaaattgtctaaccaaaatagtttattatttttaaaagagataacAATTTGGCTTCAATACTTTCTtcgttatataaaaaaaattaatcaacaatataagaattttaaaatgtaataaaaatgtaaataaaaataaaaattgttttaccaaaaaaattaattattacacacttttgttttcaaaatgtaataaaataataaaaaaataaaatgaaagaaagacaaGATTGTCTACCgaaaatagtttattatttttaaaagaaataataaattagtTTCAATATTTTCTCCcgtatataaaaaaattttagaattttaaaaacaaagacatttttttaaaagaaaaaaaagcttgtttttatatcaataatatgtattttaatttttcatatattatcttaaaaaaaatttgtatcttaactcaaaaataatttcaaataaaaatattagatacataaataattaaaaaacaacacATTTTTTTGTGTTTCGATTAAtacattagttttatttttattttctttagttgtataaaaaatataataactcgtgcgtttgcacaaatttttatatagtttttcGTGTTTCGATTAAtacattagttttatttttattttttttagttgtataaaaaatataataactcgTGCGTTTGCACAAATTTTTATATAGTTATTAGTTGCGTTCACACGGTACTGGTGTGTTATCCATGCGTTCGTACGGGCacacttttttaaataaattaatttaattacaatAGCAATTTGAacaaaatcaatttatttataaGTAAATTATTTGTGGACTGTATTTCTATTATTTAATACAGGACACTACAATATCCTAAAGTTTAATTGGATGTGTACTTATTAGTAGAACTTTGCAACTGTTCTAGCCATACTTTGCAAATTAGTAGTTCTAGCCAAATacttgaaaataataattaatgagaGCTTTTGACGTGATTTTGTCAAGCGTGATGATAATCCAAACATATACTAAAGATTCAATTCACATGCGTTGTCAACTATATTGGCTAGTGTCTAATTAACAAATTGTTTCTTACAACCAAGATTTTCAAGATATgactaaaaaaaaatactttaataGGAAAATTAACCAAACATGCAATTGAAATACAGATTTTATAGCAAAACAATTGACtgacataataaataatatttgaatatacattaagacaattgtaaaaaaaaaatatgtatgacTATATTtggttaaatattattatatcatTGCTGGCTATAAAAAGGCCCCTGCTGAAATAACAATTCAAGAGTTTTTTCTGTCTTGACAGTCTTGTGGCATGGATGGATCAAGAGAATTGCTCCATTTCATGGCAATAATTATCTTCCCACATAATGCGACCAAACTCAGTcatcaaattataaattatacctttcattaaaataaaagaactGCATAGATTTAAAATAATAGCGACAATGAATAAGCTTAACTAATGTCAAGCCAGCCAATACCTTGTGAATTACACGAGATTGGCATTACATTGAAAGTTACTAAACATATCTATAAAATACAAACAATATTGTTGTTCAAATATATAACTttgaagaaagagaaagaagTGAAATCTTGAATGCCAGCTTCAGTTGGCTCGACCACTTCAGCTTCTACTGTTTATAGACCAAACTAAGTTCAACATGACCATTTACTTGACTCAAACTAAGTTCAAGATGACCATTTATCCATCATCTCGTATATCTTCCCTCCAAGTTGTGCTGGATTATCAGGCTGCACACCAACAAACCATATTGAGTGTCATTATATACAATATTTATTAGGCGCCTATTGATTTGAAAAACTGCTAAAAACTAATAGCATATTTTCCAATTTTGCACCACTTTTTTCTCTGATAGAATATTTAGCATCACATGTGAGGTGCAACTTATCTTAACATAACCATGATTCAATGTACGCTGACAATGTAGTTTATAAGAATAATTACATTTAGtcattttttaaagattattaaCGGTGTGAATGTCATATCTGTCTGAGTCAGTGCTTAATATGATCCATTTTACAATGGAACTTAAATCTGATATTAACAAAGAGATTACCCTTAATCCACTCCAAACCAAAGTTGAATCATACAAAAGATTAATAGCTTTGGGGGCCTCTTGATCATCAGGAAAAGATTTACAAGCAGCCTGAAATTTATCGATTTAATTACATCACTATTATTTTAGTTTGCAGTTAATTATAACATTAGACTTAGGACATATGAGAAAAATAGATTCATACATTTAGAGTTCTTGATAATAGGATGTTCATGGTTGATCTCAAACTCGCTTCTACTTCTCATGAATTCAAAGCTAGCGGCATCACCCATAGTTTGTGACTTCATTAGCCTAGAGCAGCAGGTTTTCACCACAGTACTACTTACATATTCAAAACCATTATAATGCAACATGTACGATAAACTCAAACACACCTTTCCATGTTTGTAGACCTACCAAATTTTTCTGACACCAAGGCACACGGGCGAAGAGCTCAATCGGTTTCAATTACTAAAATACTGAAATGGATGATGTGCAAACTACTAATCCATAAGGTGTTTCTGGGAACAACTCTAAAATTAACTCATGTGCTATAATCTACAATTGTAACATCTAGATCCtaataattgtattgattcaagAATATTCTTGGGCTACCCGTGAGGTCGATAAATTATTATCAATCATAAACAATTGAATAGACAAAAATATTTCTATCACAAGATTAAATTTGATTCTTATTTATCATTCCATCCAACAAACTGACATACATTTTTTCCTACCGTAAGGGTTGTGTATATACCTTTGCAAATTCTTTCGGAGGAACCTTATCTCCGTTGCTAAGCCAACCATCCTGCAACTTCTTGTAGGCTTCATTAATCTTACCTTGTTTCTCACATAAGACATGCCTTGATGTGTTAAggaaaaatccaaaaataaatatcatttcaAGTCAATTACAAAGAAAGAAACTGATCATATATGGTCACAATGGTGCTTGAAAATAGGGAAACTTTTCTACCTTTGACATAGGTACAAGTACCAAGCCCATCTGCAGCTTTCCCACATTCTCCTTTTCCCTTAGAAGCATTCTCATCACTTCCACTTGCAGCCTGCTTTCCCTTACCCTTCCCTCTCGCCTTTGCGTCTTTTCCCATCGTTCCAACAACTCTTTCATCATTtcaaccaaaaaagtcaacaactATTATTAAAACGATATGGCTATCCAAACTCAATGAAGCCATCGGTTATCAAACACACCCAACTCCTAGAAATTCTCATGGGTCGAACATATTGTCAAACACTTGGAATACATATACAAATACACACATAAACATTACATATCTATTGAATCACCTTACTGATCTTAGCTATAATTAATCGACAAGATGTGATTCAGAAAGGGAAAATGATCAaatcaaatcatcaacatatcaaCACAGAAGTTACAACCAGAAATATGTTTTCATCCATTGATATAAAGTAAAGTTAAGAATTGATTCAAATAATTTGTACAGAAAATTCATCAAACCACTTGAAAATTGAAACATGCaaagaaaatattgaattatCTAACACACGTGAATTAAAAACCGAGagtaagaaaaagaaacaaacccCAAGCAAGTTCCTTAACGCCTTCATATGTTGCAAAATGAAAAACTCGAAAACAGGCCCAACTGTTTTACCTACAAATCAGAGAACCTTCTCGCCGTCAAAGCCAACTCCATCGCGTAGCCGGAACCAACAATACTTGAGACGAAAGATTTCTTGGGTGTATTTATAGCGTCTAAGTATTGGAAGTTGTAATATCTTAAAATATGTATGTTAGAACATGGATGGGATGAATCTGGGAACTGATAAGCAGTGAAGATCATGGTGGTCATGGGTGAGAGACAGTTTTTTTGGATGGAAGACAAACTGTTTTAAATCTTAGGTTGAATGAGGAATGCGTTGAAAGAGGAGCAGaccaattttatattaattaagtttttaaataattacaatttattattatttggaaaTAATTGAAATTATTAGTTTTAAAACAATTAGATGAAATGCTAAATGGTAAACCTGCCACGTGGGTGATTAAGAAATAAGAAGGGTAATTAAGGGTTTTTAACAGCacctaattttcttatatgatagattcttGATCTATATGTGTTCATACTTTGTCATTCTCATACGTTATTCCATACTTTGGGATTAACATTTTCTTGTCTTGCGAGGTACCATCTTGAGCATTGGATTATTCTGCAgacatttataatttatttgtatTAATCTTGTTATCGCCTTAATTCCTATGTTGGGTTGTTATAATTTTTATCCCCATTCGGTAAAtatgtaatccccatccccgaagccatgtaatagcttaggactCTTTTATTTTTCGCATTTACTTCCTGTACATATTTAACTGCTAtaactgttagatgtatgttaataggattgtatggcaagactaataaCTGAACATAGCTAACCCTAATTCAAGATaaaatactcgaatctaacacactcgcactcactcacttctagggtacgcccctcttggttgccttacgaataaaaacggtcgtgtccctcgaatatagaggtaccctatagcaaatgtccctcgattaaaaatcatcaaagatcatggtccctcgatgaccccaATGTTTCCTACGAATACATGATCTTGTCCCTTGaactgttgcctacgaaaagatgattgtccctttaaatattgctaaaggtacctctacctgttgccttcaaacgacctcgatgacccttcgatgacccgcacgtccaatataaacaaggatttcctacttctatatagtatggaaaatcctaggaattttaaaaggtatagaaaaagaccaactatttagggtagtgctcttaatatgcctagctcaattaaaaaacatcttttcaatactctttcgaaaaactaaggctatgcatttacgctaaagtccttaagtcctttttcaaatcaaaacaaacaaacatgagctaagcaaattaagagcccgtagaaaactacggatgaaaagggtgcttacaccttcccttttcataacttaccccccgagcccgttttctttttcaaaaggtctttttctgtactttttacctttcctaacattggacaaaataaaagtcggtggcgactcatgctcaccgcaacattgttgcttataaaaaataaaagtcagttcaccgagttacacctATCTCCTTGAAAACTTTCTTTCTTAGTTAATATGTTTTTACGTCTCGTACATACAAATCAAACATCTTGCAAAACTTTTGCTTAAACGTGTAATAACTGTTGAACGGTTTTGATATCTCTCCagtccctgtggatacgataaaacACAATACTTACATTTGATTTACTCAACATCCGATGGGCATGATCAAACATAGATATGGAGACATAATAACAAATCTGTGGAATGAGGAGCAAACAAGAGTCTattcaaaacaatccttgtggtAGTGGGACATTGTGATAACAAGGAGAAACCTTCTGCATATAGAAGATAATGGTGTTGGATTCATGTATTTGGTGAATTGGAAGCTTGGTGACGGGAGTTCTATTCCATTTTGGAAAGGAAAATGATTTGGAAACACCTCTTTAGAAATCAAATTTCCAGAATTATACAGATTATCAACCAACGGGATGTGTGTTGGTGAAGGATTGTAGTGTTTGGGGGAATTGATATTGGCATTGGAACCTCAACATTAAAGAATGTGAGATGGACTATCTGAATACAACATATCTTTTAGAATTGAAGCTTACAATAACAAACTCGTACCCATATCAAGATGCTAGTGATGTGATAAAATGGCCCTCATAACCTAATAAGGCGTTCTCTATCAAAACCTGTTAACTTGCTCAAGCTGGAAATACAACGGGAACTTGTGTGGAAAAAAATGTTAGACTACGACACCTTatttagagggggtgaatagatccccaaGCCAAAACATTCTTTTAACATTTAAGacaaatataatttatttgaaaACGATTTAAGCGGAAAGTTTAAAATCTATATCAAAATAGTAGTCTAAACAAACCTAGTTATTGGAACTCGGATATGCTTAAGCCCTATGGAAGTAAGACAATAATAAGAAAAATCAACACAAGTCTATCTCAATTAACTATTTACCACAAATCACAGTGATTGCCTATTTCCAATGAAATGATTGATAAAAAAACTAGCATTTTATTGAACACTTGGTGTGCGATCAATTTTTCAGATTTTTCCTTTAAGCTTGGTTAATATGAAAAAGCACTTACAATCAAAGTGATTGTAAGATAATCAATAAAGCAATTTTCAACTTTAATAATCAaggaaaatatatatacaaattgATCTATCAAACAATACATTCAACAAATTGCATATAGAAATTAAATGAAAGTaagagagaaagagatagagagaCACAAGGATTCGGTAAGGCAGTTCCCCACGTAGTCCTCGCGTGGGGGGTATGTTTGCccttaatttcaaatgaaattgagaaGTGATTTCTTACTTTGCAAAAAGTAACTACAAGAGAAGTGTTCCAAGAGCAACCCTTACAAACCCTaactgtttgtttttttattcaacctcttcttttcttttgatcttcaacaagaccaagacaCAACAGATACCAATTAATTATTCGACTATATCTACTCCTTTGCATTCTTTATCTCCAAAGCTTTCACACACGATCAATTGTACCTTTTGCAATACGAGACTTCCAATTTAATCTGTCGTTCTCGTGCTACTCATTTGCGTGATTTATCTCCAAAGCTTTCACCAGGCTGCAATTCCTTCTTGGACTCTCTTGCATGAAAACCCCCAAATCCACCAAAGATATTGGAGGACAAACTCGTAGTTTTTCCAGATGAAAACCCCTGCAAATCTCAACCCAATATTCTCAGCTACACAAGAATCTAATCAGACGTTATCAAACCTCATCTAGATGGCACCCCaacaaaagatgattatgtgtgatttctTAGTGTGTTTAgattggaggttgaagatgaagagcaaATGCAGTAAGTATTTATAATTTCATCAAGTTGGAATGAAGCATGTATGATGTATTTATAGTTGTGGAACTTTGGTGGCAAAAAGGGAAAACTTTGaaattgaaaaaatatgaaaattttgacCCAAATAGCAGTATGCGTCGACCTTAAATTTCTATATGCATCAACACATATAACTGAACATAGCTTTCTATGTgccatgtaacaccccatattttccattattttatttaattagattttaaattatttaattggattaattggcatTTTGGTAAATTATTGAGAAATATGGTAGAAATAAACAATTGGGCATAGTGTAGTGGTTAGcaaaagggaggtgttaactatgtaagccttattgagacattttctatttttcataaaataagggaaattggAAAAGAAGGAAGTTAGAAGCAAAAGAGCAAGTCTGAGAAACAGAGAAGATAcgtaaaaaggagaagaagaggaagaagaggaccttcgaagtttcgactcaagaggtaaggggagactcttcgggttagtgattattatataatcagGGGTAGTGAAGTGATTAGGGttgttgtttggttcgattgcatgttttggtttttggggtttttggGGATTTAGGTTGTTAATGTTgaattgatgcaattgatgaatttgatgaatggtttggtgttaaatgacttctaaaacgtgttatatttgtattataatatGTTATCTGATGATGTTTTTGGTATGGGactgttttggtgtgatttggatGAAATTAGGAGAAGAAATATGTTAA contains:
- the LOC131602435 gene encoding uncharacterized protein LOC131602435 isoform X2; the encoded protein is MWESCRWAWYLYLCQRHVLCEKQGKINEAYKKLQDGWLSNGDKVPPKEFAKAACKSFPDDQEAPKAINLLYDSTLVWSGLRPDNPAQLGGKIYEMMDKWSS
- the LOC131602435 gene encoding uncharacterized protein LOC131602435 isoform X3; translated protein: MGKDAKARGKGKGKQAASGSDENASKGKGECGKAADGLGTCTYVKGMSYVRNKVRLMKPTRSCRMVGLATEIRFLRKNLQSLIIQHNLEGRYTR
- the LOC131602435 gene encoding uncharacterized protein LOC131602435 isoform X1, with amino-acid sequence MGKDAKARGKGKGKQAASGSDENASKGKGECGKAADGLGTCTYVKGMSYVRNKVRLMKPTRSCRMVGLATEIRFLRKNLQRLMKSQTMGDAASFEFMRSRSEFEINHEHPIIKNSKCMNLFFSYVLSLML